The segment AAGAAAATCCCTGGGCAGCTGCCAAATCTAAATACCCCGTTGGTTCTGAGATAAAAGGAACTGTAATAGTAAAATTAAAGAATGGTTACGTGGTGGAGATTGAAAGTGGTGTTGAAGGGTTTGTACCTTATGAAGAGCTCAGCTGGATTAAAAAATCGAATGTATCTTTAAACAAAGGGGATCAGGTAATAGGAAGAGTTATCGATATTGATGATAAAAGAGAAAAATTGGTAATTTCTGTAAAAGCACTTCAGGAAAATCCATGGGATCTCATGAAGAAGAATCATCCGGAGGGTTCCATTGTAAAAGGGAAGATAAAAGGTATTACTGAGTTTGGTCTTTTTGTGGATTTTGGTGGAGTTGTGGATGGCCTTGTGAGAAAAACAGATATCTCATGGACGGAAGAGGTAAGTGATTTGAACGAGAGATTTAAAGTGGGTGATGAGGTTGAGGCTAAAATTCTTACTATCGATCCGGAAAAGGAGAGGATAGCATTGGGTATCAAACAACTGGAGAAGAATCCATGGAAAGAGATCGATAAACTATACCCTGTTGGAAAAGTTGTGGAAGCGGTTGTAGATTCAGTGGAAAAAGATCAGCTTGTGGTAAATCTAACAAAGGGGATAAAAGGGATCATTCCGATAAAAGAGGTGGATGAGGGTAAGAGCAATCTTTCTGAGCAGTTTAAACATGGGGATGTTGTTAAAGCTACGGTGATAAAAACAGATGTAAAAACTAAAAAAATTTTACTATCCATTAAAAAATATAAGTATGATTCTGAGAGATCAGAAGTTAAAGAATACATGAAAAAGCTCCAGAAGCAAACGGAGGATTCATTTAGCCTTGGTGAATTGATAAAAGAGAAAATATCAGGAAACAATCAATGAGAAGCGGGGAAACCCGCTTTTTTTGTTTTAAGTTAAATTATTGCGGAATGTCTGTATATTTAAAAAGTAAAATATCTTTATATTTTAGTTGACAATTGGTTTCATTACGTTATAATTTGGTATGGATTAACTTACATGGAGGATATATATGTCCAGAGTAACTGATTTTTTAAAAGAGTATGGCATTAGCAGAAGGGATTTTTTGAAGTATTGTACTGCTTTAAGTGGTATGTTGGCACTCTCTCCTGCTCTGGCACCAAGGGTTGCGGAAGCCATTGAGTCTGATAATAGGCCTCCGGTCATCTGGCTTGAGTTTCAGGACTGTGCAGGTGATTCAGAATCTCTTTTGAGGGCTGATAGACCTACCGTTGCTGAGCTTGTACTGGATTATCTGTCTATAGATTATCATGAAACGATAATGGCTGCTGCAGGTTTTCAGGCAGAAGAGGCCAAAAAGGGGACTCTGGAAAAATATAAAGGGAAATATATCGTCGTGGTGGAAGGTTCTATACCAACTAATGATAATGGGGTATACTGTACTATTGGTGGAAAAACCGCCCTTGATATCCTGAAAGAAGCGGGTGAAGGGGCTGCATTTGTAATAGCAGTAGGGACTTGTGCAGCCTATGGTGGACTTCCGGCGGCATATCCAAATCCGACTGGGGCAAAGGGTGTAAAGGATATTTTACCGCATAAAACTGTAATCAATCTTCCTGGTTGCCCTATGAATGTTGATAATCTCACCGGAACCATAGTTCATTATCTTCTTTTTGGTGCTGCTCCTGCCCTTGACAAATTTCTCAGACCAAAATTTGCCTATGGCAAGAGGATACACGACAACTGCGAGAGAAGAGCACATTTTGATGCTGGTCAGTTTGTGGAGGCATGGGGTGATGATGCCCATAGGAAAGGGTGGTGTTTATACAAAATGGGGTGTAAAGGTCCTGAAACTTTCCATAACTGTCCAACTATCCGCTGGAATGATGGTTTAAGCTGGCCTGTTATGGCTGGGCATGGATGTGCAGGTTGCAGTGAACCAGGATTCTGGGATACCATGACACCACTTTACAATAGGTTGCCGAATGTACCGGGATTTGGAGTGGAGGCCACCGCTACTAAGATCGGTACAGCTGTTGTGGGGGCTTCTGCAGTCATCTTTGGTACCCATGGTATCGTGAGTCTTATCAGGAATAGAGGACTTATCAAAAAAGTCGAAAATAATGAAGTAGAAATAGAAGAAGATAATAAATAAGGGGGTTTTATGGCACAAAAAATAGTTGTGGACCCTATTACAAGGATAGAGGGTCACTTAAGAATAGAAGCAGTGGTGGAAAATGGTAAGATTACAGATGCATGGTCAAGTTCCACAATGTTTAGGGGTGTAGAAAGGATTCTTCAGGGTAGAGACCCAAGGGATGCATGGTATTTTACCCAGAGGTTTTGCGGTGTTTGTACAACAGTTCACTCAATAGCCTCCATACGAGCTGTGGAAAATGCCCTGAATATAAAGATCCCTTTTAATGCCGAAATGATAAGAAATCTTATAATAGGGATTCAGCTTGTACAGGACCATGTGATACATTTTTATCATCTGCATGCGCTTGACTGGGTGGATATTGTTTCAGCTTTGAAAGCTGATCCAAAAAAGACAGCCGCATTACAACAATCTATCTCTCCCTGGAAGTACTCCAGTGAGACTTATTTTAAAGGGGTACAGGATAAGGTTGCAGCTTTTGCAAAGACCGGAAGACTTGGGCCTTTTGGTAATGCGTATTGGGGACATCCGGCATACAAGCTTCCACCTGAAGCAAACCTTATGGCGGTTGCTCACTATCTGGAAGCTTTGAATCTTCAAAAAGAGATTATCAAGGTTCATGCAATATTGGGATCTAAGAATCCACATCCACAGACATTCCTGGTGGGTGGTATGTCTATCCCTGTTGATCCAACAAGTCAAAATGCACTTAATGCGGATAAGATAGCTATGATAAATAAATACTTTGCAATGGCAAAGGAATTCGTAGAGCAGGTTTATATCCCGGATGTTCTTGCAGTTGCCCCATTTTATCTCGAATGGGCAAAGATAGGTACAGGGCATAAAAATTACCTCTCTTATGGTGAGTTCCCTGAAGGGCAAAATGGGTTCCCAAATGACCTCTGGTTTTCGTCTGGTGTGATATTAAATGGTGACCTGTCAAAAGTTTTACCTGTAGCACAGGAAAAAATTACAGAATATGTGACTCATTCATGGTATGAGTATACTGGTGGGGATGATAAGGCCAAGCATCCATATGAGGGTGAGCAGATATGGAAATACACAGGGCCTAAACCTCCGTATGAGTATCTGGAAACTGATAAAAAATATTCATGGGTAAAAGCTCCAAGATATGACGATAAATCTATGGAGGTGGGACCTCTTGCAAGGATGCTGGTAGGGTACGCAAAAGGGCATAAGGAGATAAAAGAAACAGTTGATGCCGTGTTGAAAAAGCTTGGTGTGGGACCTGAGGTTCTTTTCTCCACTCTGGGTAGAACAGCGGCAAGGGCTATTGAGACCCTTATTGTTGTAAACAGACTTCCAAAATGGGTGGGTATGCTTGTGGCAAATATTAAAACTGGTGATTTGGCAATACACAATGGTGAGAAATGGGATCCAGAGCATTGGCCACAAACTGCAAAAGGTTATGGCTGGCATGAAGCCCCAAGAGGTGCTCTTGGCCACTGGATCGTAATAGAGGATAAAAAGATCAAAAATTATCAGGCAGTGGTTCCTTCTACCTGGAATGCATCCCCAAGAGATGCAAAAGGGGTGAGGGGACAGTATGAGGAATCTCTCATAGGTACACCTATAGCAGATCCTAAAAAACCTCTTGAGATATTAAGAACAATACACTCTTTTGACCCATGTCTTGCGTGTGCTGTTCATGTATATGATGAAAAGGGTGAGCTACAGTCCAAAGTAAAGGTACTGTAGGAGGTGGTTTATGGCTGATAATACAAACTACTGTGCCGCCAAGCGGTTTATATATGTATGGGAAGGGCCTGTAAGGATAACCCACTGGGTTAATGTATTTTCCATAATAATATTAAGTATTACGGGTTATTACATACATAATCCCTTCATAGATGTTCATGATATGTACTATCCACCATACATTATGGGTACTGTCAGATATATCCATTATCTGACGGGGATAATTTTTGCGGTGAGTGTCATCATCAGGCTTTACTGGCTTTTTGTGGGGAACAGATACGCCAGCTGGCATTCCTTTGCAAACCCTTTTAATAAGAAGGATAGAAAGATACTGATGAGCTATTTTAAATATTATATATTTCTTGAAAAGAATCCACCACATACCCTTGGACACAACCCGGTGGCATTGATGGCATACATCGTACTTTTCAACCTGTTTATCCTTCAGATAATTACAGGTTTTGCCCTATGGGCGCAGGCAAATCCTGATAGTACGCTTTATGCATTAACCGGATGGGTATTCTCGATAGCAAGTAATCAGTGGATTAGATTCTTTCATTACCTGGTTATGTTTTTGATCGGTGGATTTGTTATCAACCATATCTATAGTGCTGTACTCTTTGACTTTAAAACACAATCTGGAGAGATTAGTTCTATATTTGCCGGATGGAAACCACAGAGGGATTGATGGAATAACCTGTAAGGCAGACTTAAAAGGTCTGCCTTATATTTAATCTAAAAAATATTGCACTGTTATGTCTGTTGTGCTATAATTTATTAGAAAATTTATTGGAGTTTTATTATGAGTGTTAAATATAAGCTTGCTTTATCTTTTATTTCTTTATTTACTATAATCATAATTATTTCGGTTTATTCTTATCTGCAGATTAAAAAAGGGAACTCTTACATCGAAGATATTTATAAAGTGAAGATGAAATCTATAGAAAATCTGTTCAGATTTTACAGAAACGCCACCAATGCATCCAATAGCATACAGCTTATTAAAATCGATATTGATAAAAAAGATAAAGATAGCTTGTTGGGAAATAGTAGGAAGGCGTATGTTTTAATGGAAGATGCTCTTAAATCATTTAATATTATAAAAAAGAATATAAAATCAGATTCACTCCCGGATCTACAAAAATCGATGGAAGATTTGGTTTCCGAAATAGATACAATAAATAAGCTCATAATGAATAACGAAAAAGAAAAGCTTCTGGATGAGATTGATGTATATTTAGATAAAACTGAGGAGATGAAAGATATCTTGCTGAATGTAATAGACGATATACAGTTTGGAGCAAAAGAATACTACGACCAGACGAGTGCAAATAATAAAAGATCTATCATCATTCTTGTTTCTGCTATAGCTATAGGTATTATTGTATTTATCACAATAAGTTTAATTTTGGAAAGATCTTTAATCAAACCTATTAGAAACACCACTGAAATGTTGAAAGATATAGCAGAAGGTGAGGGTGACCTAACGAAAGAGATAGAGGTAAAAGCTGGAAGAAAAGATGAGATATCAAGTCTTGCAAATTATTTTAATCAATTTGTATC is part of the Calditerrivibrio nitroreducens DSM 19672 genome and harbors:
- a CDS encoding S1 RNA-binding domain-containing protein is translated as MAENKEIQTENGNFNEFENFESMLESSINPPTKGSIVKCTVVGITDNDILVNFGYKTEGVVDINEFRKDGELSVKLGDELELEVVSVSGGGAYVKLSKKGLELRHDIDEVVKSINKGKAIPVKIVKYDEKNKKYLGKHGEVDVHILEHQIDHKNKIKEPKHYIGKVFNCKILKFDSKSKTALGSRKQYLIEAQEEEKKNFFNSIKEGDVLKGTVKSIKEFGAFINLGPVDGFLARENIAWGRVTKVEKYLEVDDKVDVKIIKIDRENSKIDLSIKDLKENPWAAAKSKYPVGSEIKGTVIVKLKNGYVVEIESGVEGFVPYEELSWIKKSNVSLNKGDQVIGRVIDIDDKREKLVISVKALQENPWDLMKKNHPEGSIVKGKIKGITEFGLFVDFGGVVDGLVRKTDISWTEEVSDLNERFKVGDEVEAKILTIDPEKERIALGIKQLEKNPWKEIDKLYPVGKVVEAVVDSVEKDQLVVNLTKGIKGIIPIKEVDEGKSNLSEQFKHGDVVKATVIKTDVKTKKILLSIKKYKYDSERSEVKEYMKKLQKQTEDSFSLGELIKEKISGNNQ
- a CDS encoding hydrogenase small subunit — encoded protein: MSRVTDFLKEYGISRRDFLKYCTALSGMLALSPALAPRVAEAIESDNRPPVIWLEFQDCAGDSESLLRADRPTVAELVLDYLSIDYHETIMAAAGFQAEEAKKGTLEKYKGKYIVVVEGSIPTNDNGVYCTIGGKTALDILKEAGEGAAFVIAVGTCAAYGGLPAAYPNPTGAKGVKDILPHKTVINLPGCPMNVDNLTGTIVHYLLFGAAPALDKFLRPKFAYGKRIHDNCERRAHFDAGQFVEAWGDDAHRKGWCLYKMGCKGPETFHNCPTIRWNDGLSWPVMAGHGCAGCSEPGFWDTMTPLYNRLPNVPGFGVEATATKIGTAVVGASAVIFGTHGIVSLIRNRGLIKKVENNEVEIEEDNK
- a CDS encoding nickel-dependent hydrogenase large subunit encodes the protein MAQKIVVDPITRIEGHLRIEAVVENGKITDAWSSSTMFRGVERILQGRDPRDAWYFTQRFCGVCTTVHSIASIRAVENALNIKIPFNAEMIRNLIIGIQLVQDHVIHFYHLHALDWVDIVSALKADPKKTAALQQSISPWKYSSETYFKGVQDKVAAFAKTGRLGPFGNAYWGHPAYKLPPEANLMAVAHYLEALNLQKEIIKVHAILGSKNPHPQTFLVGGMSIPVDPTSQNALNADKIAMINKYFAMAKEFVEQVYIPDVLAVAPFYLEWAKIGTGHKNYLSYGEFPEGQNGFPNDLWFSSGVILNGDLSKVLPVAQEKITEYVTHSWYEYTGGDDKAKHPYEGEQIWKYTGPKPPYEYLETDKKYSWVKAPRYDDKSMEVGPLARMLVGYAKGHKEIKETVDAVLKKLGVGPEVLFSTLGRTAARAIETLIVVNRLPKWVGMLVANIKTGDLAIHNGEKWDPEHWPQTAKGYGWHEAPRGALGHWIVIEDKKIKNYQAVVPSTWNASPRDAKGVRGQYEESLIGTPIADPKKPLEILRTIHSFDPCLACAVHVYDEKGELQSKVKVL
- the cybH gene encoding Ni/Fe-hydrogenase, b-type cytochrome subunit — protein: MADNTNYCAAKRFIYVWEGPVRITHWVNVFSIIILSITGYYIHNPFIDVHDMYYPPYIMGTVRYIHYLTGIIFAVSVIIRLYWLFVGNRYASWHSFANPFNKKDRKILMSYFKYYIFLEKNPPHTLGHNPVALMAYIVLFNLFILQIITGFALWAQANPDSTLYALTGWVFSIASNQWIRFFHYLVMFLIGGFVINHIYSAVLFDFKTQSGEISSIFAGWKPQRD